A section of the Cottoperca gobio chromosome 17, fCotGob3.1, whole genome shotgun sequence genome encodes:
- the LOC115022040 gene encoding lactosylceramide 1,3-N-acetyl-beta-D-glucosaminyltransferase A-like has product MFVNFRRIRRCQYVQLMTTCLVLSVVMVCWEQLDKSVVSHVKSYSYRYLVNSFTYINKSLTIPREQARSFSNFRYLLNHPDKCAGKDVLLLLFVKTSPENIERRNAIRSTWGNETYIQNALGVTVKVVFALGAPQARKEEPSWTKRFHLQEQLIHEDRLHGDLIQQDFLDSFHNLTLKLILQFHWTHSHCAHARFLMTADDDIFVHIPNLVSYLRDVSSRSVTDFWVGRVHRGAPPIRSKDSKYFVPYEMYQWLSYPDYTAGAGYVVSSDVADKIYQATLTLNASLYIDDVFMGICGITVGVSPQEHVYFSGEGKAPYHLCIYDQMITSHGHVEDIYDLWKTATDPQVKQKTSGLVGRLYCAAVKLALLCKPYYFNTYPCKAAFL; this is encoded by the coding sequence ATGTTTGTGAACTTCCGCCGGATACGAAGGTGCCAGTATGTGCAGCTGATGACCACTTGCCTGGTGCTGTCGGTGGTGATGGTTTGCTGGGAGCAGTTGGACAAAAGTGTTGTCAGCCACGTCAAGTCCTACTCCTACCGCTACCTCGTCAACAGCTTCACCTACATCAACAAGAGCCTCACCATCCCACGTGAGCAGGCCAGAAGCTTTAGCAACTTCCGCTACCTGCTGAACCACCCGGATAAATGCGCCGGCAAGgacgtcctcctcctcctctttgtgaAAACATCCCCAGAGAACATTGAGAGGCGGAACGCCATCAGATCCACGTGGGGTAATGAGACCTACATCCAGAACGCTCTGGGAGTGACGGTGAAAGTGGTGTTCGCCTTGGGGGCACCTCAGGCCAGGAAGGAGGAGCCGTCATGGACCAAGAGATTTCATCTTCAGGAGCAGCTCATCCACGAGGACCGTCTCCACGGTGATTTGATCCAACAAGACTTCTTAGACTCGTTCCACAACTTGACTCTTAAGCTGATCCTGCAGTTCCACTGGACGCACAGCCACTGCGCACACGCCCGCTTCCTCATGACCGCTGACGACGACATCTTCGTCCACATACCCAACCTGGTGAGCTACCTAAGGGACGTGAGCAGCAGAAGTGTCACAGACTTTTGGGTTGGTCGAGTGCACAGGGGGGCGCCGCCAATCCGCAGCAAAGACAGCAAGTACTTCGTGCCCTACGAGATGTATCAGTGGTTGTCGTACCCTGACTACACAGCTGGGGCCGGGTATGTCGTGTCCAGCGACGTAGCGGACAAAATCTACCAAGCCACGCTGACCCTTAACGCCTCTCTTTACATAGACGATGTGTTCATGGGCATCTGCGGCATCACTGTCGGCGTATCACCACAGGAGCACGTCTATTTCTCAGGTGAGGGCAAAGCGCCCTACCACCTGTGTATCTATGACCAGATGATAACCTCGCACGGTCACGTGGAGGATATCTACGACCTGTGGAAGACGGCGACCGACCCGCAGGTGAAGCAGAAGACCTCTGGACTCGTAGGGAGGCTGTACTGCGCAGCCGTGAAACTGGCTCTCCTTTGTAAACCATATTATTTTAACACCTACCCGTGCAAAGCTGCCTTTTTGTAG